The sequence below is a genomic window from Theobroma cacao cultivar B97-61/B2 chromosome 6, Criollo_cocoa_genome_V2, whole genome shotgun sequence.
TTTACACTGTTTAAACTGTTCCATTTCTCCAGAAAGAGCAACGTTAAGCTGAGGCTACTTTATCGTATACTCATACCTATATCTTTTACATGTTAATAATGTAGAAATTTCACACTAATTAACAATCAAAATGCCCAAAAGCTAATAGTTACTAACACATACACCTAAACAATCAGCCAAATAAAAGCTCGCAAAGAATACCTGATTTCTGTAGGGGTAAATATAATCTGCAGTCAATTCTACGTATTTGCATTTCATGATCCCAGCAGGACCTCCCCTAAATCCATACAAAATGCTACCTTTCGCGCAATCCTGCAAGTAATCTACCGTCgccaaaagaacaaaaagttTTACTTCCATTCTCATATTTCATATCATAATTCTAGAAACACATGCAATGCTATTGAAACTATGCAATCGAGAAAAGAACTAACCGAAGATTCCGGAAATCACATTGTGACCTCCAGGTGCCTGTCCTCCAGACAAAACGACGCCGATCTTCAGTTTCTGATAAGATCCGATAGAGTCAGCTCCGTTTGGCACCAACATTGCAGATGGTTGCCCGAACAGATTTGGAAACAATTTCGCAATCTCATCTGCCAGAAAAAACAAATCCTCACATTCAAAAactcaaacttttttttttgagcaAAACTCCAGTTCAGTGAACTGAGCTAAAGACTGCTGCTTTACTTGCATGAAGATTTAGATAAATAAGAAATGGATCGAAAACAAAAACTAACAAGAAGAGAAGCGTAAGAGACGAGAGAGACGAACCAGGGTTGCCAGCGGCGGAGCTAGGCGGACCGTCTACGATTTTGAAGGGATTTCTGAGAACAGAAGGGAGAGGAAGAGCGTGGTCGATACGACTCGTTTGCACCTCACTGTAAACAGCTGCTAAACGTCCGGCAACCGGAGCGGTTTTCACGGTGGCGACATCGCCGTTATTAGTGACCAAAGACGGAGACATCTCTTTTACCTTGTGTgtttggtttggtttggtGGTTTAAACCCAACTCACTACTCTGTTTCAGTTAAGCCTCGCGAGCGTGAATCTATCAGATTTGTCCAGAGCTCGTACGCACGGTCGTTCTTAAGTCAAACTCAAGGGTAATAATGTCTTTTTAGGGACTGTTTACATTCCGGGCTTGGGAGACTCCGCCATGGAATAAGGTACTGATCCCTCGAAACGGCTGGGTATTTCGGGAATTTTAACGAACTAAACGACAATTAAGAACGCAGTTTCGTGGTCCAGTTGGCTGAAGATGAGGCCGGGTAAACATGATGATGGGGGGCTCCTGTCCTTACCTAACCTTCATCTTGGTAGGTGGGATCATCAGATTCAGATATATTAAACTTTTTGTAACGCTAAAAACAGAATATTCTAATATTCCATATCTTAAGGCCCTGTTTGGTACATGATGATCTCTTTCATCAGGCGATTTATTCATCCTGCTTAGATCATAATCGAGAATGATTGGATCACTTGTTTTATCTAATGATCCAAGTTTCATCtaaaccaataaaaaaaattatcacgAAAACATTTTAGAACAAATTTACTTTTGATGGTGCGTATCAGAACACATAAGTATctactttttattatttttattataagcCAACTTAAATGATCTTAGTCTTTGCATAAACATGTCAATAACCAAATGTTACCTAAtagtattatttatttattttttgaaagaatattatttatttatataataattataggTATAATCATAGAGTAACATATTGCTTTCATCAATTGAAGCATCAAGTTTGTTTAAGTAGTTCAAGATACCCTTCTAGGCTCTTAGctttaagaaatgaaaagaaaaagcaactCAGATTCTCCTCAAGAATAATCGTTGTAGAACAGAATGTTTGATCATGAGCCATGAATGTAGAATCATTGCTGGAACTGGGATGCCATGGGCTCGGTAGCTCCAGGGAGGAAAACCCAAAAAAGTGGACTTCTTGTCCAATTCTTTTGAGTTGGTCCCAACATATCGGGGCTTATCTAAGTGTGGTTGAGCTTGTGACCTGGGTCAAGGTCTGATCTGACCCAAGCCCACTAGGTCTCGAATGGCTCGGGTTTGGTCTTTCTGTAGAGTTGAACTTTGATTGGAAATGGTTCTGATAATCTTTCCTACTGATTTTAATGGTGGGTGCtttctaaaattaatataCAGGAACTGGGGTTCGTCCTAATTCATTACGAGTGTCACCAATGAAGAGTGCATCTTTGTGTAGAAGAACGCTAAACAATGGATCACCACCATCGCCGCcaccaccaccatcatcatcatcatatttTTATGAGCAGATATGATTTGCAAAGCAATCTCGGGTGCATGCGAGGTCGAGagttataaagaaaaacattgCTAGAATGCTTTGGGTGTTCTTCAGATGGATGGCAATGGCATGCATGAGCAAAACTAGCTAGGTTTTGCCCCACCAAATCATAAAGACAATCAACTATGTCGGAATAACAAGGAAATAATGTCTGCCCCTAAGACCCAGAGCCTGATCCTGACAGCATacagaaaaattaaatgacaCCTAAATAACGTGCTGTTGATGACAAACTGGAACCAGAATGACCCCAAGTGCTCAAATCTGGAAAGTTTAAAAGAACTCACCAAGTCCTACAGATAGGCAGCGTCCTCTTAACTTGAAGGCCAAAACGTGCTACTGCACTTTTTCTGTCCTTTACCCTGTTGCCCTTTCCTCTTTTCTGTACCGTGAACTCTGCAAAAGCCACGATTTTGATGAACATCCCAAgtcattaaaattcttctctcttttcctgTTCCCTGGTTCTCTCGAAAGTAACCAAAAATGTCAGGGGAACACCCTGTCTTTTGATTACGCCTAGGCTGAGGGCTTGGGCTTTACCTTTTTCAGATGATCATCATAGCAACATGTGCCATTGTGGCGTGGTTAATACCCAAATTTCTTCCATTAATTTCCTAGTAATTAAGGTCGGTAATTCATGATACACACAAATGATTATCACATGCTAAACTCAGAGTGTTTTTATAGTAAGTCTTACCCCTTTcatagtttttcttctttttaccttcttttcttcctccaGGTCGAAAACATAAAGAAGAATCCATAAAAGAGATTCCGTCCAGCTAAGCAAATCTTTATCGGATATTATCCATAATTCAATTAGGCAACCGGTAGGCAGTAGAAGAATGCATGCATTAGACTCTGCAATTACGAGAAATTCAATTTAGTTCATCTAATCATTTGCAACCCAAAAGAAGAGTTGGAATAAAGTTAGCTAAGAACAagtggaaaagaaaagaatatgcTTTGTTATCAAAGCAACCGTCTTTTGTATATCATCAAAACCTGGACCCGTCTCATGGGGCAGTTCTTTCGTTTCCTATCACAGTATCTGATCAGGTTCATGGTAGTTGATCAGAAACTTTCTGCTAGCAGACTGTTTGCATCGTTTAGAATATGCTTCAAGTTGATGATTAACACTTCTCTCAGGGCCGCAGCAGCAGCCATTGGCTATCTAAAGTCCTTGAAGTTCAGTTAGTACTCACTAAAGCTGATTCCCTCAGGGCATGTGAAGCCAAccaaaccctttttttttttggccatTTCTGACTTTAATTCTTATGATGGTAGCCTAAACTTTTGAAATAAAGGACCAATTTAAAGGTTTCATGGAGCCTGTCCTTTCCATTTTAACCGAAACTTTGATGACTAGGCCACCTAACACTACTTCTATAAAGGATAGTTCTATTAAAGATATATACATCATGATCACAAGCTCATTTAACAATGGAAATGTTCCCCAATTGCCTTCCAATCTAACCCTTCCAACCACCCCTAGTCTTTTACGTATTCATTGTCTCAAACTCAAGACACAATCATGCTTAACGTGACCCACTTGCCATTGTTCATAAATGATTATTTTGGCACAGATTTTCCTTCAAAGATCCATGCCTCATGCTTGAAGATGAAAGCCTCTAAAGAACACAAGAAGCAGAAGCTTCAACAGAGGGGATGCAGGGCCCTGTGTTGTAGTTGCAGGCTGAGTGTGTCTTCTTCAGAGGAAGCAGAAAGCTCCAATTCTGATCGGTTTGCATCCATATCAAGCCTAGCGCACGCCATGGTCCAAGAGAGGTTAGACCAAATGATCAGAGAAAGGCAGGAGACGAGGCACATAGAGCGGAGGCGGCAAAGAAGTGAAGGGACTAAATTCGTTGTTATGGTAGCCATGGAAAAGTGCTCTTACGATCCAAGAGAAGATTTCAGAGAGTCTATGGTTGAGATGATTATGGCGAACCGGATTCAAGAGCCCAAGGACCTTCGCAGCCTCTTGAATTACTACGTTTCAATGAATTCTGAGGAGTATCATGGGATTATACTAGAAGTTTTCCATCAGGTTTGCACtagtttgtttttatgttGTAAATGCCATTGAAAACCAATGTGATATCTTTTCAGAATAACTGGTCTACTCTTGAACAATTATGAGCAATGTCTACTGCATGGGAGGACTGTTCATCTGGGATTTTTCTGTGACTCTGGGctaaataactaaattagtaTATTAAATATGAAAGCCTGCCCTGTAGAAGCAATGAAAAGGTTATAATAAAGGACGAACATTGATCCTTTAGAAAGCAAGTACAGGAATTGTTTTGTTATCTATCCAGTGATTgcaaaagtttcaaaattcaCTGTTTCTGATAGGTACAAGGAGGATAAGAATCCAATCTcatcaatttcaaattaggAAAAAAGACACTCAAAATCTGATTTGTTAAACAATAATCTGAAACAAAACTTAAAACTCTCTCAACCTTGAAAGAAAAACTATGAATATGGGTTTGAATCATCGGGGAAGGATCGCATGATGAAGTAACAGTCATGTTCTGTCCTTGTTTCTTCATCAGATGGGATCAAAGCcattgaaaaaggaaaaaaaaaacgtatGCCCTTTTTGGTTGTGTAAACAAGAGACATCCCAGATTGGATAAATGATGGATCGAGCAGGCACGGGTTCCAGTTCGTCCCATTGCTTCCCTGGCATGACGGGTAGGCTCGCTAATAGAAATTTATCCTTTTCTGATTTACCAAATCTGATTGCAGCCTGCAATCAGGTTATGCCGTTGTGTACATGTGTTGCTAGTTAGATATAGAAAATGATGCTAGTTGATGATTATAAAGAAAGAACATTGGTTTTGACTGCTTGTTTCTGAATGATAAATCAAGCCAGATAAGTACATTGATTCCTCATGTGCTACGCACCAGACAAACTTGCAGAGAAATTAACAAAGTTTTGATGGTTTACACACAAAATACAAGGGTAACAAGCAGCAAAAAATAATCTTAAtcaatcttaatta
It includes:
- the LOC18597232 gene encoding probable transcription repressor OFP9, which translates into the protein MLNVTHLPLFINDYFGTDFPSKIHASCLKMKASKEHKKQKLQQRGCRALCCSCRLSVSSSEEAESSNSDRFASISSLAHAMVQERLDQMIRERQETRHIERRRQRSEGTKFVVMVAMEKCSYDPREDFRESMVEMIMANRIQEPKDLRSLLNYYVSMNSEEYHGIILEVFHQVCTSLFLCCKCH